The following proteins are encoded in a genomic region of Hymenobacter siberiensis:
- the rodA gene encoding rod shape-determining protein RodA, whose translation MQVSPARYSRSIDWVTVLLYVILVGIGWVCIYASSYSPDAPANPLSNMSFDKLMAFNWFKQLLWIATGVVLIVVLLVVDYKAYDTLAYALYAGMIVLLLITMVVARPIAGSRSWLELGPVRLQPAEFAKFTTALAASRFMASINLRYQDWRDQLILAGITLLPPLLIVASNESGQALVFGALLLAYFREGMSPLILLLLVVAGVVLILALIVPKMWLMAAFTVILLAVLGINRRVLRHHMPLAIGVWVAVIGMVVGVDFFYNHVLQPHQRQRIEILINPSSDPLGKGWNVTQSKIAIGSGGLLGKGFLQGTQTKFDFVPEQSTDFIFCTVGEEFGWMGSLVVIGLYLTLLWRIIYVAERQKSVFGRTYGYCVASILFFHITVNMGMTIGLAPVVGIPLPFFSYGGSSLWSFTILLFSLLALDAYRKQDLVR comes from the coding sequence TTGCAAGTTTCTCCCGCACGCTATAGCAGAAGTATTGATTGGGTAACGGTATTGCTTTATGTGATACTGGTTGGAATCGGTTGGGTTTGTATTTATGCATCGAGCTACTCGCCGGACGCGCCAGCAAATCCTTTAAGCAATATGAGCTTTGATAAGCTGATGGCGTTTAACTGGTTCAAACAATTATTATGGATTGCGACTGGAGTTGTATTGATTGTTGTACTGCTGGTAGTTGACTACAAGGCATATGATACTCTGGCGTATGCGTTGTATGCGGGCATGATTGTGCTGCTGCTGATAACAATGGTGGTGGCTCGGCCGATTGCTGGGTCCCGTTCCTGGTTGGAATTGGGACCGGTAAGATTGCAACCAGCTGAGTTTGCAAAGTTTACGACTGCGTTGGCTGCTTCACGCTTTATGGCGAGTATTAACCTGAGATATCAGGATTGGCGTGACCAGTTGATACTGGCTGGGATTACGCTGTTGCCGCCGTTGCTGATTGTAGCGTCGAATGAATCGGGGCAGGCGCTGGTTTTTGGGGCGTTGCTGCTGGCTTACTTCCGGGAGGGGATGTCTCCGCTGATATTACTGTTGTTGGTAGTGGCCGGCGTTGTGTTGATATTGGCTTTAATAGTGCCGAAGATGTGGCTTATGGCTGCTTTTACGGTGATTTTGCTGGCTGTGCTGGGGATTAACCGGCGAGTGTTGCGGCACCATATGCCGTTGGCAATTGGGGTATGGGTGGCGGTGATTGGAATGGTTGTGGGTGTAGATTTCTTCTATAACCACGTATTACAGCCCCACCAGCGGCAGCGGATTGAGATATTAATAAATCCTTCTTCGGACCCGTTGGGTAAGGGATGGAATGTAACTCAAAGTAAAATTGCCATTGGGTCGGGGGGATTGTTGGGGAAGGGTTTTCTGCAAGGGACGCAGACTAAATTCGATTTCGTACCTGAGCAGAGTACTGATTTTATTTTTTGTACGGTAGGGGAGGAATTTGGCTGGATGGGCAGCTTAGTGGTGATTGGGCTTTACCTAACGCTGCTGTGGCGCATTATTTATGTGGCGGAGCGGCAAAAGTCTGTTTTTGGACGAACGTATGGCTATTGTGTGGCGAGTATTTTGTTTTTCCACATCACTGTGAATATGGGCATGACAATAGGCTTGGCTCCGGTGGTAGGTATTCCACTGCCTTTCTTCAGCTACGGCGGGTCTTCATTATGGTCGTTTACCATTTTACTGTTTAGCCTACTGGCGCTTGATGCTTACCGAAAGCAGGATTTGGTACGCTGA
- a CDS encoding 2Fe-2S iron-sulfur cluster-binding protein has product MALLTIENLPGAAVNVPAGATLLAALQAAGHDWMHACGAKGRCTTCRVQLRAGQENLSPLTVAELRYQAAGRLLPNERLTCQAQLPMGDATGCVPEATQLPHVRYGEGLAAD; this is encoded by the coding sequence ATGGCCCTGTTGACGATTGAAAACTTGCCCGGCGCGGCCGTGAACGTACCCGCCGGGGCCACATTGCTGGCGGCTTTGCAAGCTGCGGGCCACGACTGGATGCACGCCTGCGGGGCCAAAGGGCGCTGCACTACCTGCCGCGTCCAGCTGCGGGCGGGCCAGGAAAACCTGAGCCCGCTCACGGTGGCCGAGCTGCGCTACCAGGCGGCCGGCCGCCTCCTGCCCAATGAGCGCCTGACCTGCCAGGCCCAACTGCCCATGGGCGATGCCACCGGCTGTGTGCCCGAGGCAACGCAATTGCCCCACGTGCGGTACGGCGAAGGCCTGGCGGCCGATTGA